The Bacteroidales bacterium genome has a segment encoding these proteins:
- a CDS encoding haloacid dehalogenase-like hydrolase — protein sequence MTFLFLVIAISACNSHTEQGTSSSNSKPDPLPTWNEGPAKQSVIDFVKAVTNKAGADFIQPADRIAVFDNDGTLWSEQPYYFQLQFALDRVKAMAIEHPEWKTNPLIQAVLADDLNTVLSFGDKGLAELVMTTHAGMTTDEFSQSVTDWITTAKHPKTGKLYKEMVFQPMIEVLEFMQANGFKTYIVSGGGIDFMRPWTEEVYGIPAEQVIGSSVKAAFEIRNGKPVLVKLPELNFFDDKEGKPVAIHQHIGKKPVAAFGNSDGDLQMLQWASAGDGKRLMVFIHHTDADREWAYDRESHIGRFDKGLDEALVEGWTVVDMKKDWKVIYPFESKE from the coding sequence ATGACATTTTTATTTCTTGTAATTGCAATTTCCGCTTGTAATTCGCATACAGAACAAGGAACGTCATCTTCAAATTCAAAACCCGACCCGCTTCCCACATGGAACGAAGGGCCGGCAAAACAATCGGTGATTGATTTTGTGAAAGCCGTCACCAACAAGGCAGGCGCGGATTTTATTCAGCCAGCCGACCGCATTGCTGTGTTTGATAATGATGGAACACTCTGGTCGGAGCAACCGTATTACTTTCAGTTGCAATTTGCCCTCGACCGCGTGAAAGCAATGGCTATTGAACATCCCGAGTGGAAAACAAATCCTTTGATTCAAGCGGTACTTGCTGACGATTTAAACACTGTACTTTCGTTTGGTGATAAGGGTTTGGCAGAACTGGTTATGACCACCCATGCCGGAATGACAACTGATGAGTTTTCGCAAAGTGTAACCGATTGGATTACCACAGCCAAACACCCGAAAACCGGTAAATTATACAAGGAAATGGTTTTTCAGCCGATGATTGAAGTGCTTGAATTTATGCAGGCCAATGGTTTTAAAACCTACATCGTTTCAGGAGGGGGTATTGATTTTATGCGCCCGTGGACTGAGGAAGTTTATGGCATTCCGGCTGAACAGGTAATTGGCAGTTCGGTAAAAGCAGCTTTTGAGATTCGCAATGGAAAACCGGTTCTGGTCAAACTCCCTGAACTAAACTTCTTTGATGATAAGGAAGGGAAACCTGTTGCCATTCATCAGCATATTGGTAAAAAGCCGGTAGCAGCTTTCGGAAATTCTGATGGCGACCTGCAAATGCTTCAATGGGCTTCAGCAGGAGATGGAAAACGGTTGATGGTTTTTATACATCACACCGATGCTGACCGGGAATGGGCATACGACCGCGAATCGCACATCGGCAGGTTTGATAAAGGACTTGACGAAGCATTGGTAGAAGGCTGGACAGTAGTGGACATGAAAAAAGACTGGAAAGTTATTTATCCTTTTGAATCGAAGGAATAG
- a CDS encoding DUF748 domain-containing protein: MKKKILFWTLGVILLVIVISLVLLPGIIRRYAVKHSKELVGRQIELANLRVNYFTGKILMTDFILFEANGEDEFVSFDTLLIRLKPFKLLKDEFVMDRFYISGLSAKVIQYDSTFNFDDLVAFHSSEGDSAVTDTTSSSSFKFHLSNIEFKHSQLEFDNRSLGDTKMLSDISFFIPYIGWNQSEKSEAGLRFSFRDEGFFESSINVDPVGGDFDAKIVINNLQLDSFRAYTTDYININELRGQLNCMVDIAGNINAAEKSIVSGTVEVNDFMMSDTKSKEFLGAAKVDCRLQSIDYYNNSYIIDSLIFTQPYVYFELDTATNNFFEIFNITFDEEESDFTEEVTNQDTDPSLFYAINHLVIRRGVMDYRDNLTGEAFDYSLSEIEMHTDSILSTSDWLNIYSTMLLNNRGKLVAEVGLDPSNPYEIILDYTITGFQLSDLNIYSRFYMGFPVLYGDMYYRSHTEIIKNQLTSENKLIIQHAELGEKSGGLYDLPVKFALFLLKDRKGVIDLDIPVRGDLNDPTVSIGKIVWNTFKNLIVKIATAPFDFLARVISADPSDIKAIEYDYLDTTFTAKRQHQIDLLLELEQKKGGLVIELVYFNDVEKEKDQIAINEAGKIFMAKTGKDYMKDEDEFIEFLKVEAKSDSLEILDASKVIIPATALDSLADLFANTRRNSLENYLRATSDSTQIQFINPDPRSPKNVGSFPQFEIKYSMSSEQLEKR; the protein is encoded by the coding sequence ATGAAAAAGAAGATTCTGTTTTGGACGCTGGGGGTAATTCTTTTGGTTATTGTAATCAGCCTGGTTTTGCTTCCAGGTATTATCAGGCGCTATGCCGTAAAACACAGCAAGGAACTGGTCGGGCGACAGATTGAACTGGCCAATCTCAGGGTTAACTACTTCACCGGTAAAATCCTGATGACTGATTTTATACTGTTTGAGGCCAACGGGGAGGATGAGTTTGTTTCATTTGATACCTTACTTATCAGGTTGAAACCGTTTAAGCTGCTTAAAGATGAATTTGTGATGGACCGGTTTTATATCAGCGGGTTGTCGGCAAAAGTAATTCAATATGATTCAACATTCAACTTCGACGACCTGGTTGCATTCCACTCATCCGAAGGCGATTCGGCAGTCACAGACACTACATCTTCATCGTCTTTTAAATTTCATCTGTCAAATATTGAATTCAAACATTCCCAATTGGAGTTTGATAACAGAAGCCTTGGAGATACCAAGATGCTCAGCGACATCTCATTTTTTATCCCTTACATCGGGTGGAACCAGAGCGAGAAAAGTGAAGCAGGCCTCCGTTTTTCGTTCAGGGATGAAGGATTTTTTGAGTCATCCATCAATGTTGATCCGGTGGGAGGCGATTTTGACGCCAAAATAGTCATCAATAACCTGCAGCTGGATTCTTTCAGGGCGTACACTACCGATTACATCAATATCAATGAGTTAAGAGGACAATTAAACTGCATGGTTGACATTGCAGGGAATATCAATGCAGCAGAAAAATCTATTGTTTCGGGGACTGTTGAAGTGAATGACTTCATGATGTCTGACACGAAAAGTAAGGAGTTTCTGGGCGCCGCCAAGGTGGATTGCAGGTTACAATCAATTGATTACTATAATAATAGCTATATCATCGATTCATTGATCTTTACCCAGCCTTATGTTTATTTTGAACTGGATACGGCAACCAACAACTTTTTCGAAATATTCAACATCACCTTTGATGAAGAGGAGTCAGATTTTACGGAAGAGGTTACAAACCAGGATACTGATCCATCGCTTTTTTATGCCATTAATCATCTGGTCATAAGGAGGGGAGTGATGGATTACAGGGATAATCTTACCGGCGAAGCATTTGACTACAGCCTCAGCGAGATCGAAATGCATACCGACAGCATCCTGAGTACATCCGACTGGTTGAATATTTATTCTACCATGCTCCTTAACAACAGGGGAAAGCTTGTGGCAGAAGTGGGTTTAGATCCTTCAAATCCTTATGAAATCATTCTCGATTATACCATCACCGGGTTTCAGCTTAGCGACCTGAACATTTACTCGAGGTTTTACATGGGGTTCCCGGTTTTGTATGGCGACATGTATTACCGGAGCCACACCGAAATCATCAAAAATCAGCTTACGAGCGAGAACAAGCTGATTATTCAACATGCTGAACTTGGCGAAAAATCAGGTGGCTTGTATGATTTACCGGTAAAATTTGCTCTTTTTCTGCTAAAAGACAGAAAAGGGGTGATTGACCTTGATATCCCCGTCAGAGGTGATTTGAACGATCCGACAGTCAGCATTGGCAAAATCGTTTGGAATACCTTCAAAAATCTTATCGTTAAAATTGCCACTGCACCTTTTGATTTTCTGGCACGGGTAATAAGCGCAGATCCAAGCGATATCAAGGCTATCGAATACGATTATCTCGACACCACTTTCACTGCAAAGAGACAGCATCAAATTGATCTGCTTCTTGAGCTCGAACAAAAAAAAGGTGGGTTGGTGATTGAACTGGTTTATTTCAATGATGTGGAAAAGGAAAAAGATCAGATAGCCATCAATGAAGCAGGGAAGATTTTTATGGCAAAAACTGGTAAGGATTATATGAAGGATGAAGACGAATTTATTGAATTCCTGAAAGTTGAAGCAAAATCAGATTCCCTTGAAATCCTTGATGCCTCAAAAGTGATCATCCCTGCGACAGCCCTTGATTCATTGGCTGATTTATTCGCAAACACCCGCAGAAACAGCCTCGAAAATTATCTTCGGGCAACGAGTGATTCAACACAAATTCAATTTATCAATCCTGACCCGAGATCTCCAAAAAATGTGGGTAGTTTCCCTCAGTTCGAAATTAAGTACTCCATGTCATCTGAGCAACTGGAGAAAAGATAA
- a CDS encoding SDR family oxidoreductase — protein sequence MKNVIITGSSNGFGLKAAKDFADKGHQVFATMRNPNGKNATAKTELEGHSAHIKVVDMDVTKDTSVKEAMANIFAEAGNIDILINNAGIMYLGITEAFSVEQAKFQMETNYFGAIRVMQAVLPSMRKAGSGLIINTSSLVGRMSPPFFGTYTATKHALEGYSQALRYEVSPFGVDIVLVEPGPFGTGLLASGQVPGHSEVLESYGELAGVPKVMGESFAQMLQSEGSPDPQWVVDAYMKLAEMPAGKRPTRTVVGISWGTDEINKLTQPIQDRILKEMQLDSVLGGVSA from the coding sequence ATGAAAAATGTAATCATCACAGGAAGCAGTAACGGATTTGGCTTAAAGGCCGCTAAAGATTTTGCCGACAAAGGCCATCAGGTTTTTGCAACAATGCGTAATCCAAACGGGAAAAATGCTACTGCAAAAACAGAATTAGAAGGACATTCTGCCCACATCAAAGTCGTAGATATGGATGTCACAAAAGATACATCTGTAAAGGAAGCAATGGCTAATATTTTTGCAGAAGCAGGAAATATTGATATTCTTATCAACAATGCAGGGATAATGTATTTAGGCATTACCGAAGCATTCAGCGTTGAGCAAGCAAAATTTCAAATGGAAACCAATTATTTTGGAGCCATCAGAGTGATGCAAGCTGTTTTACCGTCTATGCGTAAAGCTGGTTCAGGTTTAATTATCAATACTTCATCGTTGGTAGGTCGTATGTCGCCACCGTTTTTTGGAACCTATACCGCTACCAAACACGCTTTAGAAGGATATTCGCAGGCTTTGCGCTATGAAGTTTCACCCTTTGGTGTGGATATCGTACTGGTGGAGCCAGGACCATTTGGTACGGGGCTTTTGGCTTCAGGTCAAGTACCCGGACATAGCGAAGTTTTGGAATCTTATGGTGAGTTGGCTGGTGTTCCTAAAGTAATGGGCGAGAGTTTTGCTCAAATGTTACAAAGTGAAGGCTCACCCGACCCACAATGGGTAGTGGATGCTTATATGAAACTGGCAGAAATGCCTGCTGGCAAAAGGCCTACAAGAACCGTAGTAGGTATCTCCTGGGGCACAGATGAAATCAACAAGCTAACGCAACCTATACAAGACAGAATTTTGAAAGAAATGCAACTCGATTCGGTTTTGGGTGGTGTTTCTGCATAA
- a CDS encoding nuclear transport factor 2 family protein has protein sequence MRKVISVFVLSGILASCGTNHSKSTSEDNSSKTKSMTNKEIVGTFLGAVAKQDAETMRKFANADYIQHNPFVPTGLEPFIKLLPVLKEHGTYAENVRMFQDGNYVFMHNIWKNAKPFGADEMVAFDIIRVDENGKVAEHWDAMTVLVKETASGRSQTDGPVTAEDLDKTEANKALAVSLVEDVLMGKNPSKISEYISAEEYHQHNPQIKDGLSGIVEAVEYLTSQNNMFKYTKIHKVLGEGNFVLTVSEGEWNGGKKHVFYDLFRMKGGKIVEHWDVIQEIPTEGMANNNGMFNFK, from the coding sequence ATGAGAAAAGTAATAAGCGTATTTGTGTTATCAGGCATTCTCGCTTCCTGTGGCACGAATCATTCTAAATCAACAAGCGAGGATAATTCATCAAAAACAAAATCAATGACCAACAAAGAAATCGTAGGCACTTTCTTAGGTGCTGTTGCTAAACAAGACGCTGAAACAATGCGCAAATTTGCAAATGCTGATTATATTCAGCACAATCCGTTTGTTCCCACCGGACTTGAACCGTTTATCAAATTGCTACCCGTCTTAAAAGAACACGGAACATATGCTGAAAACGTGAGAATGTTTCAAGATGGCAACTATGTGTTTATGCACAACATCTGGAAAAATGCCAAACCTTTTGGAGCAGATGAAATGGTGGCATTCGACATTATCCGTGTAGATGAAAACGGAAAAGTAGCTGAACATTGGGACGCTATGACTGTCCTTGTAAAAGAAACAGCCAGCGGAAGATCACAAACCGATGGCCCTGTAACTGCAGAAGACCTGGACAAAACCGAAGCGAACAAGGCATTGGCAGTATCTCTAGTAGAAGATGTATTGATGGGTAAAAATCCGAGTAAAATATCTGAATACATCAGTGCAGAAGAATACCATCAACACAACCCACAAATCAAAGACGGATTGAGTGGAATAGTAGAAGCAGTAGAGTATCTCACTTCTCAAAACAATATGTTTAAATACACCAAAATCCATAAAGTGTTGGGTGAAGGAAACTTCGTGCTTACAGTAAGCGAAGGCGAATGGAATGGTGGGAAAAAACACGTATTTTATGACCTCTTCAGAATGAAAGGCGGTAAAATCGTAGAGCATTGGGATGTGATTCAGGAGATTCCTACAGAAGGAATGGCGAATAATAATGGAATGTTTAATTTTAAATAA
- a CDS encoding helix-turn-helix transcriptional regulator has protein sequence MRSDFRCNCPFTSALDVLGDKWMLVIVKQMLIQDKETFKDFTESEEAIATNILSAKLKLLEELGIIIKTKPPNNKKTNLYLLTDKGLALTPILVELAIWSDNHLRDIHPTIVNGEAMGFLRDDKAAFASVLEKKYREKLATRALTRK, from the coding sequence ATGCGATCGGATTTCAGATGTAATTGCCCGTTTACTTCAGCCCTGGATGTTTTGGGCGATAAGTGGATGTTGGTTATTGTAAAGCAGATGCTGATACAAGACAAGGAAACTTTTAAGGACTTTACGGAAAGTGAGGAAGCCATTGCTACCAATATTCTTTCGGCCAAGCTTAAACTCCTGGAAGAACTTGGGATCATCATCAAAACAAAACCACCTAATAATAAAAAGACCAACCTCTATCTTTTAACTGATAAGGGATTGGCTTTGACACCTATACTTGTAGAGCTTGCAATCTGGAGCGATAATCACCTTAGAGACATCCATCCGACTATTGTGAATGGAGAAGCAATGGGATTTCTGCGGGATGACAAAGCAGCTTTTGCAAGTGTGTTAGAGAAAAAATACAGGGAAAAACTGGCTACAAGAGCACTTACACGTAAGTAG
- a CDS encoding cytochrome b N-terminal domain-containing protein, whose protein sequence is MRNILLHLHPPRVNEASIQLNRTFGLGGMAALLIVIQIFTGILLRFNYTPSVAEAYDSVLFLTRNIPFGAFMRNIHYWGGVFLLLIAFSHFLRVFFTGAYREKRKVNWLFGLVLLVLIVFLNFTGYLLPWDQLAYWAINVSTNIVGYLPLIGDNLQRWIVGGDELNAGTLQTFFNFHTAVLPFLIVVISVYHFWRVRKAGGVLVPATNEKINMVPVMPDLVYKEFIVSLVLIAVLFLFSALFNAPLLEKANPAYSPNPTKAPWYFAGVQELLMHFHPFFAAFVIPIGAMVFFAWIPFLKDNEPPQGRWFISEKGKQSARSTAIFAAAVTLSGILFNEYVLNFEILLPAIPAVITNGAIPIFILLVFVAGFYRLHIKCLMLSKEELVQVVFVFIIAAFVVLTIIGVFFRGKDMAL, encoded by the coding sequence ATGCGAAATATTCTCTTACATCTTCATCCACCAAGGGTAAACGAAGCCTCCATCCAACTCAACCGTACGTTCGGTCTTGGCGGGATGGCCGCTCTGCTGATTGTAATCCAGATTTTTACCGGAATCCTGCTGCGGTTCAACTACACGCCATCGGTGGCCGAAGCTTACGACTCAGTGTTGTTTCTCACTAGGAATATCCCGTTTGGCGCTTTTATGCGAAACATTCATTACTGGGGAGGTGTTTTTCTGCTGCTGATTGCCTTTTCGCATTTTCTCAGGGTATTCTTTACCGGCGCTTACAGGGAAAAAAGAAAGGTAAACTGGCTATTCGGGCTAGTGCTCCTGGTGTTGATTGTTTTCCTGAATTTCACAGGTTATCTACTCCCCTGGGATCAGCTGGCTTACTGGGCTATTAACGTCAGCACCAATATTGTCGGATATTTACCGCTGATCGGGGATAACCTTCAGCGATGGATTGTCGGTGGTGATGAGCTGAATGCAGGCACATTGCAGACATTTTTCAATTTTCACACCGCCGTTTTGCCATTTTTAATTGTGGTAATTTCAGTTTACCATTTCTGGCGGGTGCGCAAAGCCGGAGGAGTCCTGGTTCCGGCGACCAATGAAAAGATTAACATGGTTCCGGTGATGCCTGATCTTGTGTACAAGGAATTCATCGTTTCCCTTGTCCTGATTGCAGTTTTGTTCCTATTTTCAGCACTTTTCAATGCGCCGCTGCTCGAAAAGGCCAATCCGGCTTACAGCCCAAACCCCACCAAAGCCCCGTGGTACTTTGCCGGTGTGCAGGAGTTGCTTATGCATTTTCATCCCTTTTTCGCTGCTTTTGTAATCCCAATTGGAGCCATGGTGTTTTTTGCGTGGATTCCATTTTTGAAAGATAATGAACCACCACAAGGGCGTTGGTTTATTTCGGAAAAAGGAAAGCAATCCGCCAGATCCACGGCAATTTTTGCTGCTGCTGTAACGCTTTCCGGGATTCTGTTTAATGAATATGTCCTCAATTTCGAAATACTGCTACCGGCCATCCCTGCTGTGATCACCAACGGAGCAATACCCATTTTTATCCTGCTGGTTTTTGTGGCCGGTTTTTACAGGTTACATATTAAGTGCCTGATGCTTTCGAAAGAGGAGCTGGTGCAGGTTGTTTTTGTGTTTATCATTGCGGCTTTCGTTGTACTGACAATTATAGGGGTGTTTTTTAGGGGAAAAGATATGGCGTTATGA
- a CDS encoding linear amide C-N hydrolase: MSGDTVVLGRNHDVTVPNGLLVFNPRNINKEGFEFPDEDIPRWTSKYSSITLNVFGVGFAICGMNEKGLSMGHVGFAEAKYPSIKGAPVIDQIHFITYMLDNFASTHEVVSAVNEISISDESITREHYYVCDAIGRTAILEPIEGEWVIFTNETMPYPILSNDNYEQSINYLKDYQGFGGNRIIPERNFGVEEIMAMGATYIQDFQNHKNQHVVKSAFELLNNIGFNKFPPPEHVDVPQNYGTLITTVFDLKNLIVYFRTKSYPEIKMVRFDQFKPDCPDPIMMMEVETDKEGNVTNSFENYTFEKNLHFVNERLKNDVPGDIIELLGSYPETFKCK; this comes from the coding sequence ATGTCAGGTGATACAGTCGTTTTAGGGCGCAATCATGATGTAACCGTTCCGAATGGCCTTTTGGTCTTTAATCCCAGAAATATTAATAAAGAAGGTTTTGAATTTCCGGATGAAGATATTCCACGATGGACATCGAAATATTCCAGCATCACATTAAATGTTTTTGGTGTTGGTTTTGCAATTTGCGGGATGAACGAGAAGGGGCTTTCAATGGGACATGTCGGATTTGCCGAAGCCAAATACCCCTCAATCAAAGGCGCCCCCGTAATTGACCAGATTCATTTCATCACCTACATGCTTGATAATTTTGCAAGTACTCATGAGGTAGTTTCGGCAGTAAATGAAATCAGTATTTCGGATGAATCAATTACCAGAGAGCATTATTACGTTTGTGATGCAATTGGGCGTACAGCAATTTTAGAGCCGATTGAAGGCGAATGGGTTATATTCACCAATGAAACAATGCCTTATCCGATACTCAGCAACGATAATTATGAGCAGTCAATAAATTACCTGAAGGATTACCAGGGTTTTGGTGGGAACAGAATAATTCCCGAAAGGAATTTTGGTGTAGAAGAAATAATGGCCATGGGGGCGACCTATATTCAAGATTTTCAAAATCATAAAAATCAGCATGTTGTAAAATCAGCATTTGAACTTTTAAATAATATCGGCTTCAATAAATTTCCTCCCCCAGAACATGTTGATGTTCCGCAGAATTATGGCACTCTTATTACAACTGTTTTCGATCTTAAAAATCTGATCGTTTATTTTAGAACTAAATCGTACCCTGAAATTAAGATGGTTAGATTCGACCAATTCAAACCTGATTGTCCTGACCCGATTATGATGATGGAAGTCGAGACTGATAAAGAGGGTAATGTCACCAATTCGTTTGAGAATTACACCTTTGAGAAAAACCTGCATTTTGTCAATGAGCGCCTGAAAAATGATGTTCCCGGTGATATAATCGAATTATTGGGTTCATACCCTGAAACATTTAAGTGTAAATGA
- a CDS encoding Rieske 2Fe-2S domain-containing protein: MATNASLPDRITRQDFFRRAWKWLGIVASVEVIAMVAAYSFSGKKQKTAPPGQLFAAGPVDVFSLNTVTAFMGGRFYLARQQDGGFIALSLRCTHLGCSVTWEEDKQRFICPCHSSAFNIKGEVLNPPAARALSYYPVYIENGLVKVDIGAIKKRNSFDKDQLVYA, from the coding sequence ATGGCAACCAATGCCTCACTCCCAGATCGGATTACCCGCCAGGATTTTTTCCGTCGTGCCTGGAAATGGCTGGGAATTGTCGCTTCAGTTGAAGTGATTGCGATGGTTGCAGCCTATTCTTTTTCAGGTAAAAAGCAAAAAACGGCGCCTCCCGGGCAATTGTTTGCAGCTGGTCCGGTGGATGTATTTTCTCTCAACACTGTTACGGCATTTATGGGAGGACGATTTTACCTGGCACGGCAGCAGGACGGCGGATTCATCGCCCTGTCGCTCCGATGCACCCATCTGGGCTGTTCGGTAACCTGGGAGGAGGACAAGCAAAGGTTTATCTGCCCCTGCCATTCGTCTGCCTTCAACATCAAAGGAGAAGTTTTGAATCCCCCTGCAGCAAGGGCGCTCAGTTATTATCCCGTTTACATCGAAAATGGCCTGGTGAAAGTAGATATCGGCGCTATCAAAAAACGAAATTCATTCGATAAAGATCAACTTGTTTATGCATAA
- a CDS encoding tetratricopeptide repeat protein gives MNHKSWNITGLIATAVIALSIPLSLLVNRPAGEVWKPEAVFTGGHACIECHQPEYRLWKESDHAKAMMFASDSSVLGDFNNAEFIFNGKTFRFFRRDGKFMVFTEGVGGEMQEFEVKYTFGIRPLQQYLIPFENGRYQCLPIAWNTLKNEWFHMAAMVYNPEDLKPDSWLYWTNQSQNWNSMCAECHSTNLQKNFDLETKSYYTTWVDISVNCEACHGPGSLHIEWAQLPEMGRPQNVNTSLVLQTSNLTSRQYVESCAPCHSRRSSMGANDHRSSDFYSYAVPQLPMRPNYHVDGQIHEEVFDWGSFTQSKMYMNDVFCGDCHDPHSSKPLLEGNALCTQCHIEEQYNTFNHHFHKAKGEDGITFVNKSGQKLGPGDGNLCRDCHMPGQYFMGVDKRFDHSMRIPRPDLSIQLGTPNACINCHDGETNEWALEFIDKWYGKAKKAHYATILAVAYERKPGSDMELIRLINNDLYPEIIRATAISYLSGYGNQNAKETIRRLLNNPDPLLRYMAANNYSPADSVILLTNLVPLLSDPVKSVRIEAASKLLTFNNSDFNEFQLTAFRNAVEEYRQSLWWAGDFPAGRYNLGNYYSKMNDRPKAMENYAEALALDQLFYPARINLGIQSYADGKTELADRLFSEMIRFHPEMTEGYYYLALLYAEQNRNSEAIALLETAVSLPNANPRIFYNLGLLYQSTGQDAKSSATFEKGLVLDPCNFDLLYALFVFHLNRSDRTKASNYLEKLTQCYPGEASVQSLYRDFFKEVSR, from the coding sequence ATGAATCATAAAAGCTGGAACATAACAGGACTGATCGCCACTGCAGTGATTGCGCTGAGCATTCCACTGTCGCTACTGGTCAACCGTCCTGCCGGCGAAGTTTGGAAGCCTGAGGCTGTTTTTACCGGCGGTCATGCCTGCATCGAATGTCATCAGCCCGAGTACCGGCTGTGGAAAGAATCGGATCACGCCAAAGCCATGATGTTTGCCTCGGACAGCTCCGTGTTGGGTGATTTCAACAATGCGGAATTTATTTTTAATGGAAAGACTTTCCGTTTTTTCCGGCGCGATGGTAAATTCATGGTTTTTACCGAAGGGGTAGGAGGGGAGATGCAGGAGTTTGAGGTGAAATATACTTTCGGAATCCGCCCTCTTCAGCAATACCTGATCCCTTTTGAAAATGGCCGCTACCAATGCCTTCCGATTGCCTGGAATACGTTGAAAAATGAATGGTTTCACATGGCTGCTATGGTTTACAATCCCGAAGACCTTAAACCGGATAGCTGGCTTTACTGGACCAACCAGAGTCAGAACTGGAACAGCATGTGCGCCGAATGTCACTCCACCAACCTGCAAAAGAACTTTGACCTGGAAACGAAAAGCTACTATACCACCTGGGTTGACATCAGTGTGAACTGTGAAGCCTGTCATGGCCCGGGGTCGTTGCATATCGAATGGGCACAGTTACCCGAAATGGGCAGGCCGCAGAATGTGAATACCAGCCTGGTGTTGCAAACAAGCAACCTCACTTCACGCCAGTATGTCGAATCGTGTGCTCCCTGCCACTCCCGACGAAGTTCGATGGGCGCCAACGATCACCGGAGCAGCGATTTCTATAGTTATGCCGTTCCGCAACTGCCCATGAGGCCCAATTACCATGTGGACGGCCAGATTCATGAGGAGGTGTTCGACTGGGGATCATTCACACAAAGCAAAATGTACATGAACGATGTTTTCTGCGGTGATTGTCACGATCCGCACAGCAGTAAGCCGTTGTTGGAAGGAAATGCTTTGTGCACCCAATGCCACATCGAAGAGCAATACAATACCTTTAACCATCATTTTCATAAAGCAAAAGGAGAAGACGGGATTACGTTTGTGAACAAATCAGGTCAAAAACTTGGCCCCGGCGATGGAAACCTTTGCCGCGACTGCCACATGCCCGGACAGTATTTCATGGGTGTGGATAAGCGATTCGACCACAGCATGCGCATCCCGCGCCCGGACCTTTCCATCCAACTGGGTACACCCAACGCCTGCATCAATTGCCACGATGGCGAAACCAATGAATGGGCGCTCGAGTTTATTGATAAATGGTACGGCAAAGCCAAAAAAGCGCATTATGCAACCATTCTGGCCGTTGCTTACGAGCGTAAACCCGGCTCAGATATGGAGCTGATCCGGCTGATCAACAACGATCTGTATCCTGAAATCATCAGGGCTACGGCCATAAGTTACCTTTCGGGATATGGTAATCAGAACGCCAAGGAAACTATCAGAAGGTTGCTTAATAATCCTGATCCGCTACTCAGGTATATGGCTGCCAACAATTATTCACCTGCCGACTCCGTAATTTTGTTAACCAACCTGGTGCCTTTGCTCAGCGACCCGGTTAAGTCGGTCAGGATTGAGGCAGCCAGCAAGTTATTGACATTTAATAATTCAGATTTTAATGAATTTCAGCTAACCGCTTTTCGCAATGCCGTTGAAGAATACAGGCAATCACTCTGGTGGGCTGGAGATTTTCCGGCCGGGCGTTACAACCTTGGGAATTATTATTCAAAAATGAACGACCGCCCGAAAGCGATGGAGAATTATGCTGAAGCACTGGCGCTTGACCAGTTATTCTATCCGGCAAGGATCAATCTTGGCATCCAAAGCTATGCTGATGGCAAAACCGAATTAGCCGATCGTCTTTTCAGCGAGATGATCCGTTTTCACCCCGAAATGACCGAAGGCTATTATTACCTTGCGTTGCTTTATGCCGAGCAAAACCGGAATTCGGAAGCCATTGCTTTGCTGGAGACTGCAGTTTCGTTACCAAACGCCAACCCACGAATATTCTACAACCTGGGTTTGCTTTACCAGTCAACAGGTCAGGACGCAAAATCCAGCGCGACTTTCGAAAAAGGGCTGGTCCTTGATCCATGCAATTTCGATTTACTTTATGCCCTTTTCGTTTTTCACCTTAACCGGAGCGACCGGACAAAAGCCTCAAATTATCTGGAAAAGTTAACTCAATGCTATCCCGGTGAAGCAAGCGTCCAGAGTTTGTACCGGGATTTTTTTAAGGAAGTTAGTAGGTAA